The genomic window AATACTATTAGCCACTGATTTTACAACATCTTCGGTATAAAATTTTACCAGGAATATTGTAATATTTCTAGCTTTGAGTTTAGTTATAATTTTCTGCAAATTACTTTTTATCTCTGCCAGTGCAGAAAACTGAAGCTGAAATAAATCGTTTGCGCCAAGCTCAACTATCACAATACGGGGATTTTTTGAAAGAACATCCTCATTTATACGGCCTAAGGCGTCTGCCGTCGTATCCCCGGAAACTCCGGCATTTATAATAGGCATGTTTATTTTTTCCTGCAGATACGCCGGATAGGATTTTGTTTTGTCATCCTTCCCCGGGACACTTGCTCCATGACCGGCGGTAAGACTATCGCCAAGAAAAACTAACGGCCTGTCTTCTTTATTACTCGTAGTCCCATTGTCACAGGAAGTAAAATTTAATCCGCTTATAACCCCAATAATGATGGTGTATAGTATAATCTTTACCTGTCCATGATAC from Treponema primitia ZAS-1 includes these protein-coding regions:
- a CDS encoding GDSL-type esterase/lipase family protein, coding for MYHGQVKIILYTIIIGVISGLNFTSCDNGTTSNKEDRPLVFLGDSLTAGHGASVPGKDDKTKSYPAYLQEKINMPIINAGVSGDTTADALGRINEDVLSKNPRIVIVELGANDLFQLQFSALAEIKSNLQKIITKLKARNITIFLVKFYTEDVVKSVANSIGITNGTFQRMMIKQYDAMFNALASQNDVKLISNIWDSVWGVHMSDTIHPDTVGYEIMADNFFKAMEPYLQENYLLK